A portion of the Adhaeribacter radiodurans genome contains these proteins:
- a CDS encoding DUF2157 domain-containing protein, which translates to MRILKDIPELVKADVITPETADKIRNYYQSKGSASPNQLYIVFAIIGSILVGLGIILMMAHNWDELSRITKTFFAFLPLLLGQILCGYTLIKKQASTTWRESGSVFLFFAVGASIALVGQIYHIPGGTGTFLLTWMLLCLPLVYLMPSSGTSLLYLACLTYYVTHLDFGSSSNSYWYWLLLFGILPHYYQLYRKKPTSNFMIFHNWLIPLSIAIALVTVAKETEELLFIAYCSLFGFFILVGNLDFFAQQKLKNNSYKLIGTLGTMLLLFVLSFNGFWQNVSEELLSNNQIFTAPEWYAAVLITLFAGGLLFFRRRSKALITLPQLEPVFTFFIIIFIIGLFAPIAAGLVNLLILVIGILTMREGAAKSHLGVLNLGLLIITTLILCRFFDTDLSFVIRGLLFVLVGAGFFGANYWLLKKRKTNEQ; encoded by the coding sequence ATGCGCATACTCAAAGACATTCCTGAACTCGTAAAGGCGGACGTAATTACCCCGGAAACGGCCGACAAAATCCGGAATTATTATCAAAGCAAAGGCAGTGCCTCTCCCAACCAACTTTACATTGTTTTTGCAATAATTGGCTCCATTCTGGTAGGGTTGGGAATTATTCTGATGATGGCGCACAACTGGGACGAACTTTCCAGAATTACTAAAACCTTTTTTGCCTTTTTACCCCTGCTCCTCGGGCAAATACTTTGCGGGTATACACTAATTAAAAAACAAGCGAGTACAACCTGGCGCGAAAGTGGAAGCGTTTTTCTATTTTTTGCCGTTGGCGCCAGCATTGCTCTTGTAGGCCAGATTTATCATATTCCGGGTGGCACCGGTACATTCCTGCTTACCTGGATGCTTCTTTGTCTGCCTTTGGTTTACCTGATGCCGTCTTCGGGTACCTCCTTGCTTTACCTAGCCTGCCTTACGTATTATGTTACGCACCTTGATTTTGGTTCTTCCTCTAATTCATATTGGTACTGGTTGCTGTTGTTTGGCATTTTACCCCATTATTACCAATTGTACCGAAAAAAGCCGACCAGTAATTTTATGATTTTCCATAACTGGCTAATCCCTTTATCAATTGCCATAGCACTGGTAACCGTAGCGAAAGAAACAGAAGAATTATTATTTATAGCTTATTGCAGCCTTTTCGGATTTTTTATTTTAGTAGGGAATTTAGATTTTTTCGCGCAGCAAAAGCTCAAAAATAATAGCTATAAGCTAATAGGAACATTAGGCACCATGTTATTGCTATTTGTTTTAAGCTTTAATGGGTTCTGGCAAAATGTAAGCGAAGAACTCTTATCCAACAACCAAATATTTACTGCTCCCGAATGGTATGCAGCTGTATTAATTACCCTATTTGCCGGAGGGCTTCTATTTTTTAGACGAAGAAGCAAGGCATTAATCACTCTACCGCAGCTAGAACCTGTTTTTACTTTTTTCATTATTATTTTTATCATCGGGCTATTCGCACCCATAGCAGCAGGGTTGGTTAATCTTCTAATTTTAGTAATAGGTATCTTAACTATGCGAGAAGGCGCAGCGAAAAGCCATTTAGGCGTGCTAAACTTAGGATTACTGATTATTACTACGTTAATACTCTGCCGGTTCTTTGATACGGACCTGAGTTTTGTTATCAGAGGATTATTATTTGTATTAGTCGGGGCAGGTTTCTTCGGGGCAAATTACTGGCTTCTTAAAAAGAGAAAAACAAATGAGCAGTAA